In the Oxyura jamaicensis isolate SHBP4307 breed ruddy duck chromosome 19, BPBGC_Ojam_1.0, whole genome shotgun sequence genome, TCCAGTGCCTGCAGAGAcattgaagaaagcaaaaagagcatTTATTCACTTGCTTAAAAAGGCCGCACAGATCAAAACCTCAGTTTTTCTGCACTATCTTCAGACATTTCTCAGTACTGTTCACTGGCActctgctgcaggaagagatTGCAATCACACTAGTTTAGTAgactaaaaagaaaaggcagagttATGGCTGATGGTGGTCacttcaaatactgaaaaaacacGCCAGAAAGAACGTTAAATAGGAAAAGATGTTTAATGACACTCATACTACAGAACAGTAGAAACCCATATGGCTCATATGTACAGACTGATTTACTACCTCGCTTGAAAGAaatcataaaacatttatttctgttccagGCATATCACTCATGCTGCTTTAATTAGTTTTTTATCTTTCTCCCCTCACGGAACAGTTAAAAGACAAACtacaggagctgcagaagctgcttgTACCCAGCATtcagctgccagccagccaACTAATCGTTCTGCCAGCTTTTGACCACAGGACTGTTTTCATTCCTATGCGAATGCTCATAGAGAAATTACACTTGATGACAACACTTCTGAGCACAAGCTGATTTTGATAGAATACTAACCTGTTGCTTTGTGCTCTTGTTTGGTTTGACGGAGTAGTGAATATCCTTCATGGCTCTCTCTATGAGGATTACTGTGTATGGCCTCTTTGTCTCAGGATTCACACATTTGTCAGCCACAATAGTTGCGATGTCTCTAAACATCTGCTCCAGCTGCGTCTGTCGTTCTTTGTCTGACACCTGCAACTCCCCTTTTGTTAAAatctgcagttaaaaataaagaaattggtTAGTAAGTGTTGCAGATCTGGCTAAAAATTGAAAACCCCAGCATGATAATTTTAACAGTTGCTTGAATGATTTGGTTAGACATGAAATACGTTAAGAATGTATATCGTTGTAACAGACGACACTGGAAAAACGtcacaaaaaaaaccacaaccaacAAACGCCACAGAAGCATTAAAGTACAAAAAGAAAGGCACAGGTTTATTTAAACTGTCATCACCCATAGAAAGCCCACAATCTGTAACATGCCAAGGAGAAACTAGATTTGTTCTTAACATTTAATTGGGCTCTCCGAAATAAGTGActatccttttcttttctctgcatccTTAATGACAAATCTTTGATGGTAAATTCTTCAAGACTCATCTGGGTCTGAAATATCAGAGCATAATGACTGCATGCTATGCAAGAGACTCAGATGAACATATAATATTTAAGACAACACCAGGGAGCTACCACCCCTCTCTACACGTTTTTTAACTAACAGTCAtttcagccacagcagcactgggagctcTCCATTAACCAACCAGCCTCCCACGTTTGCGCAACATTCCCGTTCCCCCCCCTGTAACAAGCCGTGTTGTGGTGCGCTGCGAGGCGCAGGACCTACCATCTTACAGATTTCCGTCTGGTCATCCGTCCCGAAGGCCCGCACGAGATCCTCCTTCCTCGCCACCTGCCCTTTGGACACGTTGACGAACACCGTGTGCGTCTGCAGCACCTCGTCCAGGTCCTTCTCCCTGCCGGCCGACAGCAGCgtgagggggcggcggggacgggCCGAGGGCAGGGCCGAGCCCGCTGACAAGACCCGGGGCGGCCCGGGCGGCCCGGGGGATTCCCTCCCAACCGAGCCCCACGGAGCCCCCCCTCAGAGCCACCTCCCCacccagcctccccccccctcgCGCTGCCCCTTCACAGCCAggcccccccggctcccccagcGGACTCACGCCCCGCTGCGCCAGCCCATGACTTTGTTGCGGTAGCAGGCGATCTCGAAGCGCTTCCCGCCGCGCCGCGCCCGCACCACGGCCACGTTGGTGAGACGGATCTGGTTGGTGGGGGTGAAGATGGACATGGCGGaaccgccgccgccgccgcgctgcgCCGCACGGCTCCGCGGGAGGGGCGCCgagggccggggccggcccgCTCCGCACGCCCGTTGGGCGCCGCGCCGCTGTCCCCGCCCGGCGGTGGGACGGCGAATGGCGTCCGGGGGGAAACGGAAGGGGAGGgggcgaggggccggggccgcgtgGGGACAGCGGGCGGAGAGCGGAGGTAcgggggggcacggcggggtAATTAGTGGTGGGCTTCGGTGGGGGCAATTAGCGCGCGGGGGTAATTGGCGTGTGTGGGGGCTTCGGGGGGTAATTGGTGTGTGTGGGGCTTCAGGGGGGTGATTGTTGGGGTAATTAGCGTGGAGGGGTTTCAGGAAGGTAATTAACGTGTGTGGGGGGCTTCAGCGGGGTAATTATTGGGGTGTTGGAggccttccctgcctgcagcgCCCAGATGTCGGTGGTGTTGGGCAGGGCCGGCCGGGAGCGGGGTCCCCTCACTCCTTGTCGCTCAGGGGCTGGGTGCCGCCGGGCAGGCGGAAGGAGGGCGTTAATCTCGTGCCACGAGCAGCAGCCCGGCGAGAGCTAAGATAAAGCTTCCAGCTTCTTCAAGCTCTCTGTGTCCCTGCTCCTGTTTGATGCCTGCCAAAGCAGGGTGCAAGAGGCCCTCAGGCAGTGGTCGGTGCTTCTCAGGCAGTTACGTGTTGCAGATGGGCTTTGTTTAAGCTCTTGAGTGTTTGGTACCTGATAAGTAATCACCGGGGCCACACGAGCAGCGCCCCTACAGCATGGTGCACTTGGAGTTTTGAAGTCAGCTCAGAGCAATTTTCACTGTTCTGAATGAAACCTCACCCACGGGATACAGCCCCGGGAAACTGCTTGTGATTGAATCCAGATTTCAGTCTGGCCTTGATGCTCTGTACCCAACCTGTCGTCGTAATCAGTGTAGCACCTTGCGTGTGCGAGCCAGGGCTCTGTTCTGCAGTTAGCTCTGGGGAACGATTTCCCCCTTGACATGGGATTTTACAGCTCCAGAGATCTGCATGTGTTGGGTCTGTGGAAAGCTGAGGCCTGTGAGGTACACTTGATGTTTAACAAGGACGTTTTACTTTACTTTCAGGCATTACTTTCAGGCAGCGGTGCTAGGAAagtattttctgcctttccttggGACAGAAACTGCCCTAGGTAAGAGAAACCTGGCATTGCAGTGTGATGGTCTAAAATGCTAGCTTGGGTAGGCAGGTGAAACTGTGTACGCGCTGCTGAGAAGGTGAAGGTCACTGATTCAGCCGTAGTGTTGTGTCTTCAGCCATaagctgttttctgcagagcCTGAGAATAGCTGATGGCATGAGTCTGTGGGTGTGGTGagacttttttgtgtgtttattctAAATTCATACTGAAGGAATCTGCCTTTGCTAAATCTGTGATTTATTCTAGTTTTAGATGTCTCAATGGATATGTGGAACTTTTCCTACACTTGCCTGGCATCCTTATGGCTGCACAGATTTTACATCTATTCTGTTATTGCTTTTGGGATCAGTCTCTGGATCGTTGTCCAGCTCTTCACCACCAAAAAGAAGGTAACTGGAGACTTGAGCACATTTGTCTGAGGAAAAACCCAAAACTTGTGTGTGGGAAGGAATAGGTGCCAGGTGAAGGTACCTGCTGGTGCAGTGAGATGTGGCACTTTGCTGTGGGCCCATCTTGGTGGTTGTAAATCCCAAGTGTGGTTTAGTTTAACTGACAGTTACTGTTCTCAGTCTGCTGTGGGTGTGGGTGTAGCGGACAGTGCTGCTCTGAGGTTAGAGCAGATTTTGTATGAAAACTTTTCGTTCTGCTATGGAGAACTGTTAGCCCGGACAGCTCTGTCACTTCAAGTAAGTCACTCTGCTTGTGTCCAGTGTTTCAGGTTAGCCTTTCAGGTGACCTTGATGAAAAGATTGAACTGGTTTTAGGATGGGAGTGGGATTAGCTCATTCAGGAAGCTAAAACCTTACCACACACGAGTGAAGTTCTGCAACATAGGGTGGAAGAATCACTTCTCAGGTTCTGCTGAATCCTGCTGTCTCCCTAATGTGTGAGATAGGTTTGCAGCATGGCCTAGTTCAGTGGAATAGTTACTAATGCATTTCTCTAGGAACGTGTGAGAAGCTAAAATGCTTTGACTTGCATTGGGATAGTGCTGCGAGGCTGGTTACtggctttgtattttaaatgcttttgggAAACAGACCTAAGGACACTTAAAGGGATTGAATGagacaaaagttttttttttttttttttttttttttttttaattttcacaggGTGAAAAATCCAATGGGAATCTGTCTTCTGgagtagcagaagaaaaacaagcaaatggaTATGCTGCCCAGCAGGCGAAGGAGGTCTATGTTGCTGGCGTAAAGATTTTCTATGGGTCTCAGACTGGCACAGCAAAGGtatgttactgtttttttccatatgcCTGAAGCTGATAGAAATATTTCCGAGATTCAAGTATGTTGCTTGTCTTAGGAACGCTGTGCCATGTAAAAATCTGGAAGTTTATTGGAAAGTTTATTAGCTCACTAGAAATCAGTGCACAACATGACAGATAAgtgaaaattatgtttaaaacaaacaaaaaacaacacaaagccaaaccaaaacaaaaaaagccaagtcTATTCACTTAAAGTAGGGCAAGTGGTAGAGACTTTATTATGAGGCTTTAAAATtgtgatttaaaattttaaattatgagGCTTTAAACTTGCTGTTACAATATACTCTTAGTTTGCTAGCAGGTATTCTAGAGAAAAGTGCTGCTTTAGGTACTCTGTCAAAAAGAATGAATTTCTATGTATGTAAATCATTAGCTATTAGCACTTGTAAGTCTTCATTGCTCCTTCACTTTTTAAATCTGAGGAATTACAGGTGCAGTGTGTAATTATCAAGTGTCATTGTTCTTTCTGTGCTGGGAGATGTCTTGTGATTGGACACAGCAGAGCTTGTTTCACACTGTAGTTGGGTTGAAGTCATTCATAATTTTCTACATTTCTCTTCTCAGAGATTTGCGAAAGGTCTGGCTGAAGCAGTTGTTTCCCTTAATTTGCCTGTGG is a window encoding:
- the SBDS gene encoding ribosome maturation protein SBDS, translated to MSIFTPTNQIRLTNVAVVRARRGGKRFEIACYRNKVMGWRSGAEKDLDEVLQTHTVFVNVSKGQVARKEDLVRAFGTDDQTEICKMILTKGELQVSDKERQTQLEQMFRDIATIVADKCVNPETKRPYTVILIERAMKDIHYSVKPNKSTKQQALEVIRQLKETMQIERAHMRLRFILPAKEGKKLKEKLKPLIKVIENEDFHDQLEIVCLIDPGCFREIDELIRTETKGKGTLEVLSLKDVEEGDEKLE